A DNA window from Bombus vancouverensis nearcticus chromosome 6, iyBomVanc1_principal, whole genome shotgun sequence contains the following coding sequences:
- the Ndfip gene encoding nedd4 family interacting protein — MDSNIHYNMPPQTNSNLNEEPSSQNEIPTLAVSVSVIQNDTINSGNIAAAQTSIEDRMTGGEDIPPPKADFSAPPPYEVATKLPSYEEVQREKTLQGEPYPQIHMPENIRTPARPLTILAIDTEVVEGDPESTLLGTDFMFFTAFLVAFCFNWIGFLLMMCFCHTIASRYGALSGFGLSLSKWTFIVKHSTDLASRENSWLWWLIMGFGVLICARAIIQYLNIKRGWRLLPGSAQERLLFFY; from the exons ATGGATAGTAATATTCATTACAATATG CCTCCACAAACAAATAGTAACTTAAATGAGGAACCATCATCTCAAAATGAAATACCTACACTAGCTGTGTCTGTATCAGTTATACAAAATGATACAATCAATTCGGGAAACATTGCTGCAGCACAAACTTCAATTGAAGACCGTATG ACTGGAGGAGAAGACATTCCACCTCCAAAAGCAGATTTTTCAGCTCCACCACCTTATGAAGTTGCCACAAAATTACCTAGTTATGAGGAAGTACAACGTGAGAAAACATTACAAGGGGAACCTTACCCTCAAATCCACATG CCTGAAAATATTAGAACACCAGCAAGGCCTTTAACAATATTGGCTATAGATACTGAAGTTGTAGAAGGAGATCCAGAGAGTACTTTACTTGGCACTGATTTTATGTTCTTTACAGCATTTTTGg TTGCATTTTGCTTTAATTGGATCGGATTTTTACTCATGATGTGCTTCTGTCATACAATTGCATCTCGATATGGAGCACTGTCTGGTTTTGGTTTATCTTTGTCAAAATGgacatttattgttaaacattccACTGATCTTGCATCACGTGAAAATTCATGGCTATGGTGGTTGATAATGGGATTTG GAGTTTTGATTTGTGCACGTGCTATTATTCAATATTTGAACATCAAACGTGGTTGGAGACTATTACCTGGAAGTGCTCAGGAACGCTTACTCTTTTTTTATTAA
- the Cyp40 gene encoding cyclophilin 40 isoform X1, which produces MGDSLRNQNNNCKRNPIVFLDIAIESEKAGRIVIELFKDVVPRTAENFRALCTGEKGIGINGKKLHYKGSIFHKVLSQFMVQGGDIINFNGTSGESIYGTQFEDENFVLSHSSGGLLSMVNEGYPNSNSSQFIITVSATTHLDNTNVVFGKVLKGMGVVLEVSRAKTIQDVPVQKIHIFDCGELKHNQNWELEENDGTEDVFTPWPEDWDYSKNIKRQDYKYIMDVIQKIKDSGNYYFLRKNYVDAGRKYKKALRYYKWMMKTVDVPDSSNESIVNTKVTLLLNLAAVKLKQKSHREALKLCSEVLQINQNNSKALFRRSQAYMGLNEYDLGLADLQQALLESPNNKDILLEIDKVKRVMNSYLVIERASCQKMFK; this is translated from the exons atgggAGATTCGCTAAGGAATCAGAACAATAACTGTAAAAGAAATCCAATCGTGTTTTTAGATATAGCAATTGAATCAGAAAAAG CTGGAAGAATTGTGATAGAGCTTTTTAAAGATGTTGTACCTCGAACAGCTGAAAATTTTCGTGCACTATGTACTGGAGAAAAAGGTATTGGAATCAATGGCAAAAAGTTACATTATAAAGGATCAATATTTCATAAAG TGTTATCACAGTTTATGGTCCAAGGTGgagatataataaattttaatggtACAAGTGGAGAAAGTATATATGGAACGCAATTTGAGGATGAAAACTTTGTGCTCTCTCATTCATCAGGAGGATTATTGAGCATGGTTAATGAAGGTTATCCAAATAGCAACAGTTCTCAGTTTATAATTACTGTTTCAGCTACGACACATCTAGATAATACTAATGTCGTATTTGGTAAAGTTTTGAAAGGAATGGGTGTTGTATTAGAAGTATCCAGAGCTAAAACAATTCAAGATGTACCAGTTCAG aaaatacatatatttgacTGCGGAGAGTTGAAACATAATCAAAATTGGGAATTAGAGGAGAATGATGGTACAGAAGATGTATTTACCCCATGGCCAGAAGATTGGGattattctaaaaatattaaaagacaaGAT TACAAGTATATAATGGATGTTATTCAGAAGATAAAAGATTcgggaaattattattttttacgaaAAAATTATGTAGATGCAGGCAGGAAGTATAAGAAAGCATTACGCTATTACAAATGGATGATGAAGACAGTAGATGTACCAGATTCTTCCAATGAATCAATAGTGAATACTAAAGTAACTCTATTACTTAATCTTGCAGCTGTTAAATTAAAGCAAAAGAGTCATCGCGAAGCTTTAAAGCTTTGTTCAGAG GTTTTACAAATAAATCAGAATAACAGTAAAGCATTATTTCGTAGAAGTCAAGCATACATGGGATTAAATGAATATGATTTAGGTTTAGCAGATTTACAGCAAGCATTATTAGAATCTCctaataataaagatattttgTTAGAAATTGATAAAGTTAAAAGAGTTATGAATTCCTATTTAGTTATTGAGAGAGCTTCTTGTCAAAAAatgtttaaatga
- the Cyp40 gene encoding cyclophilin 40 isoform X2 produces MGDSLRNQNNNCKRNPIVFLDIAIESEKAGRIVIELFKDVVPRTAENFRALCTGEKGIGINGKKLHYKGSIFHKVLSQFMVQGGDIINFNGTSGESIYGTQFEDENFVLSHSSGGLLSMVNEGYPNSNSSQFIITVSATTHLDNTNVVFGKVLKGMGVVLEVSRAKTIQDVPVQKIHIFDCGELKHNQNWELEENDGTEDVFTPWPEDWDYSKNIKRQDYKYIMDVIQKIKDSGNYYFLRKNYVDAGRKYKKALRYYKWMMKTVDVPDSSNESIVNTKVTLLLNLAAVKLKQKSHREALKLCSEKSSIHGIK; encoded by the exons atgggAGATTCGCTAAGGAATCAGAACAATAACTGTAAAAGAAATCCAATCGTGTTTTTAGATATAGCAATTGAATCAGAAAAAG CTGGAAGAATTGTGATAGAGCTTTTTAAAGATGTTGTACCTCGAACAGCTGAAAATTTTCGTGCACTATGTACTGGAGAAAAAGGTATTGGAATCAATGGCAAAAAGTTACATTATAAAGGATCAATATTTCATAAAG TGTTATCACAGTTTATGGTCCAAGGTGgagatataataaattttaatggtACAAGTGGAGAAAGTATATATGGAACGCAATTTGAGGATGAAAACTTTGTGCTCTCTCATTCATCAGGAGGATTATTGAGCATGGTTAATGAAGGTTATCCAAATAGCAACAGTTCTCAGTTTATAATTACTGTTTCAGCTACGACACATCTAGATAATACTAATGTCGTATTTGGTAAAGTTTTGAAAGGAATGGGTGTTGTATTAGAAGTATCCAGAGCTAAAACAATTCAAGATGTACCAGTTCAG aaaatacatatatttgacTGCGGAGAGTTGAAACATAATCAAAATTGGGAATTAGAGGAGAATGATGGTACAGAAGATGTATTTACCCCATGGCCAGAAGATTGGGattattctaaaaatattaaaagacaaGAT TACAAGTATATAATGGATGTTATTCAGAAGATAAAAGATTcgggaaattattattttttacgaaAAAATTATGTAGATGCAGGCAGGAAGTATAAGAAAGCATTACGCTATTACAAATGGATGATGAAGACAGTAGATGTACCAGATTCTTCCAATGAATCAATAGTGAATACTAAAGTAACTCTATTACTTAATCTTGCAGCTGTTAAATTAAAGCAAAAGAGTCATCGCGAAGCTTTAAAGCTTTGTTCAGAG AAGTCAAGCATACATGGGATTAAATGA